The Nostoc commune NIES-4072 genome includes a window with the following:
- a CDS encoding NB-ARC domain-containing protein has translation MNSSQVLDVKRVLAVLEEQVFQSTGRYLTEVEKVLIKGVWDSKDYKEMANDSGYNAYYLQQKVAPPLWSMLSEIIGDGVKVTKISLKSILLKLAKNDYLKEEVSRLDNDSFVGNIRIYGELPKIKSFYGRKDEINYFKKQITLFKERCIVFTGVGGIGKTLLAARLVEEILFDSLNSIYECVIWKTINHSLSIDELVIDLNKNFDIDIEANENSFIDSISLLSKQLHLHRCLLVIDGFEKLLFADDFGKRLKYEKFLLRLAEGKHQSCIIITSQLPLKEFASVTTKLPIRSFKLEGLDVNTGMQILQEKGLTGQECKQLIENYHGNPSSLEALADRINRFFEGSVKTFFRYQTTMIDHQLETMLHQQFGQVGLLSNLQRQIMIYLAEEMSQNSTPIQFSKLIDNLKERVDLKLSVFELITAIEVLEQRSLIEIAGKSNKREASYSLQGSIKKYILVDPLGLVHKIPDTIQTRKVTLWATA, from the coding sequence ATGAATTCAAGCCAAGTTTTAGACGTAAAAAGAGTATTAGCTGTATTAGAAGAACAAGTGTTTCAATCTACGGGAAGGTATTTAACAGAAGTAGAAAAAGTTCTTATTAAGGGAGTTTGGGATAGTAAAGATTATAAAGAGATGGCAAACGATTCGGGGTATAACGCATACTATTTGCAGCAGAAAGTAGCTCCACCACTATGGAGTATGCTTTCAGAAATTATTGGTGATGGAGTGAAAGTAACAAAAATATCTTTGAAATCTATTTTGCTTAAACTAGCAAAGAACGATTATCTGAAGGAAGAGGTGTCCAGACTGGATAACGATAGTTTCGTTGGGAATATTAGAATTTATGGAGAGCTGCCTAAAATCAAATCTTTTTATGGACGAAAAGATGAAATTAACTATTTTAAGAAACAAATTACTCTATTTAAAGAGCGCTGTATAGTTTTTACTGGAGTTGGAGGAATAGGAAAAACTTTATTAGCCGCTAGATTGGTTGAAGAAATACTTTTTGATTCTTTAAACAGTATATATGAATGTGTAATCTGGAAAACAATTAATCATTCGTTATCAATTGATGAGTTAGTCATTGATTTAAATAAAAATTTTGACATAGACATAGAAGCAAATGAAAATTCTTTTATAGATAGCATATCTTTACTCTCAAAACAGCTTCATCTACATCGTTGTCTGCTAGTAATTGATGGATTTGAAAAGCTATTGTTCGCAGATGATTTTGGAAAAAGATTAAAATATGAAAAATTCCTTTTAAGACTTGCAGAAGGAAAGCATCAAAGCTGCATTATTATAACAAGTCAGTTGCCTTTAAAAGAATTTGCTTCTGTGACTACAAAACTACCTATTCGCTCTTTCAAATTAGAAGGTTTAGATGTAAATACAGGAATGCAAATATTACAAGAAAAAGGTTTAACTGGGCAGGAATGTAAGCAATTGATTGAAAATTATCATGGGAATCCATCAAGTTTAGAAGCGTTGGCTGACAGAATTAATCGCTTTTTTGAAGGGAGTGTTAAAACGTTTTTTAGATATCAAACTACTATGATTGATCATCAACTTGAAACAATGCTACATCAGCAATTTGGACAAGTTGGACTTTTAAGTAATCTTCAAAGGCAAATAATGATTTATTTAGCAGAAGAAATGTCACAAAATTCGACTCCCATTCAATTCTCTAAACTCATTGATAATTTAAAAGAGCGAGTAGATTTAAAGTTGTCAGTTTTTGAACTAATAACAGCAATAGAAGTTTTAGAACAACGCTCGTTAATTGAAATTGCTGGGAAATCAAACAAACGAGAAGCTAGTTATAGTTTACAAGGATCTATTAAGAAGTATATTTTAGTTGATCCATTGGGATTAGTGCATAAAATACCAGATACAATACAAACAAGGAAAGTTACCTTGTGGGCTACTGCATAA
- a CDS encoding protein kinase domain-containing protein, whose protein sequence is MGYCINPLCTQRHNPDIAENCLACGNPLIINGRIRLLRPLRSLEQNPYTYTDVFEIEDIGTAEHPQPQIRVMKVLRWIDDSKLVELLKRESLILQILDHPGIPKSNKEDYFTFRLNDNLLELHCLVMHKFEGENLTQWVQSYGRISQDTAYEWLLQLMEILDLVHRSGFFHRDIKPENIVHQPDGNLALVDFGGARQLSRTYFAKVSTSGGTTTGFGNGYEITAVRTACYSPLEQIHGQAVPQSDFYALGRTFVYLVTGISLIEIKMDEQTGRLIWRDKALHIDKFLADLLDDMMAPFVGQRPQSTQIIIQRLERLPSKSKLNRVIKSKAFQISAFVLGLMSIVALIYASLPLIAKYYLDSGKKAYAENQLDKADNDFQKAVYLNSSLKYTVADYFFNQGKEAYKENRIADAEKDFQRGIKYEHNLTNSVSNFYFEKGLQHQNDPKLARNNYELAIKYNPKDDTAYNNLAIACQQLHDYNCVNKTYEIIFKLKPNKWESHYGLGDFYDRQGEYDLAEKQYEIAIRSSDKAIFAIAALARLKNKNGDYKAAATLALNGLKKTNNKELQASLYKDLGWSRLMENKLTEAEKYLEKATKLDSERTDAYCLLSQIKESLGQLNYARAYIDACILTKSSLPEVFRWRQELLDRILDK, encoded by the coding sequence GTGGGCTACTGCATAAATCCTCTTTGCACCCAGCGTCATAATCCTGATATCGCTGAAAATTGTTTAGCATGTGGAAATCCATTGATAATAAACGGGCGTATTCGTTTGCTGCGCCCGTTGCGTTCTTTGGAGCAAAATCCATATACTTACACAGATGTCTTTGAAATTGAGGATATTGGCACAGCAGAACATCCTCAGCCTCAAATAAGAGTAATGAAAGTATTAAGATGGATTGATGATTCTAAGTTAGTTGAGCTACTTAAAAGAGAATCACTCATATTACAAATCCTAGACCATCCTGGGATTCCCAAGTCTAATAAGGAAGATTATTTCACATTTAGACTGAATGATAATCTTCTAGAACTACATTGTCTAGTTATGCATAAGTTTGAAGGAGAGAACTTAACTCAGTGGGTACAATCTTACGGACGAATTAGCCAAGATACGGCTTATGAATGGTTATTGCAGTTGATGGAGATTCTTGATTTAGTTCATCGGTCTGGTTTCTTCCACAGAGATATCAAACCAGAAAACATTGTTCATCAACCCGATGGGAATTTAGCACTTGTTGACTTTGGTGGAGCAAGACAGCTTAGTAGAACCTACTTTGCAAAAGTTAGTACCAGTGGAGGAACTACTACAGGATTCGGTAATGGTTACGAAATAACTGCTGTTAGAACAGCTTGTTACTCTCCCTTAGAGCAAATTCATGGACAAGCTGTACCACAGTCAGACTTTTACGCTTTAGGTAGAACTTTTGTTTACTTAGTCACAGGTATTTCTTTGATTGAAATAAAAATGGACGAGCAGACAGGAAGACTAATTTGGAGAGATAAAGCACTTCACATAGATAAATTTTTGGCTGATTTACTTGATGATATGATGGCTCCTTTTGTAGGGCAACGCCCACAAAGTACTCAAATAATAATACAGCGATTGGAGCGCTTACCTAGTAAATCAAAGCTTAATCGAGTAATTAAATCAAAGGCATTTCAAATTAGTGCGTTTGTATTAGGCTTAATGAGTATTGTCGCTTTGATATATGCATCTTTACCTCTAATAGCAAAATATTATTTAGATTCCGGCAAAAAAGCTTATGCAGAAAATCAACTTGACAAAGCTGATAACGATTTTCAAAAAGCAGTGTATTTGAATAGTAGCTTAAAATATACAGTAGCCGATTATTTTTTTAATCAAGGTAAAGAAGCTTATAAAGAAAATAGAATTGCCGATGCTGAAAAAGACTTTCAAAGAGGAATAAAATATGAACATAATTTAACTAATTCAGTCTCAAACTTTTATTTTGAGAAGGGTTTACAGCATCAAAATGACCCTAAACTTGCTAGAAATAATTACGAATTAGCTATAAAGTATAACCCGAAAGATGATACTGCTTATAATAATTTAGCAATTGCATGTCAGCAGTTACATGACTATAACTGTGTTAACAAAACTTACGAAATAATTTTTAAATTAAAACCTAATAAATGGGAATCACATTACGGACTAGGTGATTTTTATGATAGACAGGGAGAATATGATTTAGCAGAAAAGCAATACGAAATTGCTATCAGAAGTAGCGATAAAGCAATATTTGCTATTGCAGCTTTAGCAAGATTGAAAAATAAAAATGGGGATTATAAGGCGGCAGCTACTTTAGCTTTAAACGGGTTAAAAAAAACTAATAATAAAGAGTTGCAAGCATCGTTGTATAAAGATTTAGGATGGTCAAGGTTAATGGAAAATAAGTTAACTGAAGCCGAAAAATATCTAGAAAAAGCGACAAAATTAGATAGCGAAAGAACAGATGCATATTGTTTGCTATCTCAAATAAAAGAATCATTAGGTCAACTTAATTACGCCAGAGCTTATATAGATGCTTGTATCTTGACTAAATCTAGTCTACCAGAAGTGTTTCGCTGGAGACAAGAACTGCTAGATCGCATACTTGACAAATGA
- a CDS encoding tetratricopeptide repeat protein, which translates to MFFGGMCCLTSLILIHLPLLANVPLIRVRRNQARCEPQLGRIVSKGDKRFEVGSLICKGDELEVLNGGFVQLLCFSSGKFLNLPSGTIPLDKCAESEQVSSPCNPSNTDGCRIQKGGTEGSDEPTIISPYSTSTLNSRPKITWTAVKGATSYKVKVKSYEFGWEKVVNETRLAYPSDEKEFQPGTPYTIYVFAYIDGEAFSYDETFVDVLSVASQEQIAQKIKRIKGLGLPLDETILDVDVIYTAENLLNETIEMLKTATATNSQNPTLYRVLGDRYLKAKLPKEAKSEYLMAAELAKSSNNSKELQKAQSGLNLVEFYNQLPTKRNPPQ; encoded by the coding sequence ATGTTTTTTGGGGGAATGTGCTGTTTAACTTCTCTAATACTAATTCACCTACCATTGCTAGCAAATGTACCGCTCATAAGAGTAAGAAGAAATCAGGCTCGTTGTGAACCACAGTTAGGAAGGATAGTAAGCAAAGGCGACAAACGATTTGAAGTAGGAAGTTTAATCTGTAAGGGAGATGAATTAGAGGTTTTAAATGGTGGTTTTGTACAATTATTATGTTTTAGTTCTGGAAAATTTTTAAATTTACCTAGTGGGACTATTCCTCTTGATAAATGTGCAGAATCTGAACAAGTCTCATCTCCCTGCAATCCAAGTAACACTGATGGATGTCGCATACAAAAAGGAGGCACAGAAGGGAGCGATGAGCCAACAATCATTTCTCCTTATAGCACATCAACATTGAATTCCCGTCCCAAAATAACTTGGACTGCTGTTAAGGGTGCTACTTCTTACAAAGTCAAAGTAAAAAGTTACGAGTTTGGGTGGGAAAAAGTTGTAAATGAAACTCGGCTTGCTTACCCAAGTGATGAAAAAGAATTTCAACCTGGGACTCCATATACAATATATGTTTTTGCATATATTGATGGTGAAGCTTTTAGCTATGATGAAACCTTTGTGGACGTATTGTCTGTAGCCTCCCAAGAACAAATTGCACAAAAGATTAAACGGATCAAAGGCTTAGGGCTACCTCTAGATGAAACTATTCTTGACGTAGATGTTATCTATACGGCAGAAAATCTTTTAAATGAAACAATCGAGATGTTAAAAACGGCAACAGCAACTAATAGCCAAAATCCGACTCTTTACAGAGTACTGGGCGATCGCTATCTGAAAGCCAAGTTGCCAAAGGAGGCGAAATCCGAATACCTGATGGCAGCTGAGTTAGCGAAAAGCAGTAATAATTCAAAAGAGTTACAAAAAGCTCAATCAGGGCTAAATTTAGTGGAATTTTACAACCAGCTTCCAACCAAGAGGAACCCACCCCAATAA
- a CDS encoding CHAT domain-containing protein, whose protein sequence is MISPQCCFKYVFSGILGLSIILIQSSSPAQTVKKEKEFLKNQAASLTSSGHEQLALDQANEALKTWQESTKIYRQLNDQEGITESLINQNLAFQALGLHKQACNTLLEALKLNANLGICDTALQQPSPAQQEQLTAVIGKQKPTSVNLLGLQNLGEVLRILGKLNESQTVLQETLTLAKLVSSSKISGIYLSLGNIEQSIYQQLQEKYSWIEEPLFREQIANIIPQKAQKSLLYYQILENIPNISKSAKLQSQLNHLTLLISWEKWLSEQPNQASLHQKVNQQIRVLVNQIDENYSAFLELSPEPSIHARLNFANNLSQIPDEQLKSVAIRYAKLALKMAETINSIRWLSYSFGTLGKLSTQTEQKQAYFQKALGFAQSIRASDIAYQWQQQLGLIYQKQGKTELAIQNYNAAITNMAEVRDSLLSTNGDLQFSFQSEMEPTYRNYMRLLLTLPNPDLKRIIEINEELQIARLENFLKCGKLDLVALNQLQNLNSAPTVIHIIDLGDTIEVIVQSTDGSLHHHSIESKLVRFQIDHLLEALQNEKLSEVGENSITTSSQGIFEKLIAPIKTYLPTSGTLVFTLDKSFQSIPMALLYDGQHYLIEHYSIAETLGSRIRQPRALHQNQMIALIAGLSKFSPSFTEPNAPKNMDNLLSSKQEIENVEKQTKSSVALLDKKFTLKRFKEELTQNNFPIVHITTHGQFSSDPLKTVLVAYDKLINIKDFDSLIRGKTENSQDAIELLVLSACETAKGNKQSAMGIAGMAAQAGARSTVATLWRVEADSTTLLMQEFYKGLNNGLPKAEALRRAQLSLLSNPKYKKAYYWGGFLLVGSWL, encoded by the coding sequence ATGATCTCACCTCAATGTTGCTTTAAATACGTTTTCTCAGGCATTCTAGGGCTGTCTATAATTTTAATTCAATCATCTTCCCCTGCCCAGACTGTAAAAAAAGAAAAAGAATTTCTTAAAAATCAAGCGGCATCCCTGACTTCTTCAGGTCACGAACAATTAGCTCTAGATCAGGCGAATGAAGCTTTAAAAACTTGGCAGGAATCTACAAAAATTTATCGCCAACTAAACGATCAAGAGGGAATTACGGAAAGCCTGATTAATCAAAACCTTGCTTTCCAAGCATTAGGATTACACAAACAAGCTTGCAATACACTTTTAGAAGCTTTAAAGTTGAATGCAAATCTAGGTATTTGCGACACGGCTTTGCAGCAACCATCTCCTGCTCAACAAGAGCAACTGACGGCAGTAATCGGTAAGCAGAAACCAACATCAGTTAACTTGCTTGGATTACAGAATCTAGGAGAAGTATTGCGGATTTTAGGGAAATTAAATGAATCTCAAACAGTTTTACAAGAAACATTAACGCTGGCGAAACTTGTATCCTCATCAAAGATTAGTGGGATTTATCTGTCTCTGGGTAATATCGAACAATCAATTTATCAGCAATTACAAGAAAAATATTCTTGGATAGAGGAACCACTTTTTCGAGAGCAGATTGCTAATATTATTCCACAAAAGGCGCAAAAATCACTCTTGTATTACCAAATACTAGAAAATATACCAAATATCTCAAAATCAGCTAAACTCCAATCTCAGTTGAATCACTTAACTTTACTGATAAGTTGGGAAAAATGGCTTAGTGAGCAACCAAATCAAGCGAGCCTTCATCAGAAAGTTAATCAACAGATCCGAGTATTGGTAAATCAAATAGATGAAAATTATTCTGCCTTTTTGGAGTTATCACCTGAGCCATCCATTCATGCTCGGTTGAATTTTGCTAATAACCTCAGCCAGATCCCAGATGAACAATTGAAATCAGTAGCGATTCGATATGCTAAATTAGCATTGAAAATGGCTGAAACTATTAATAGTATCCGATGGTTATCCTATAGTTTTGGTACTTTGGGTAAATTATCAACTCAAACAGAACAAAAACAAGCATATTTTCAGAAGGCTTTAGGATTCGCTCAATCAATTCGGGCTTCGGATATCGCCTACCAATGGCAGCAGCAGTTAGGACTAATTTACCAAAAGCAGGGAAAAACTGAGTTAGCGATTCAGAACTATAATGCTGCAATCACAAACATGGCTGAAGTGCGTGATAGTCTTTTGTCAACTAACGGAGATTTGCAGTTCTCTTTTCAGTCAGAAATGGAGCCGACATATCGGAATTATATGCGATTGCTCTTAACATTACCTAATCCTGATTTAAAAAGAATAATAGAGATAAATGAAGAATTACAGATAGCACGGTTAGAAAACTTTCTCAAATGTGGCAAGCTTGACCTTGTTGCTTTGAATCAGCTTCAGAACCTCAATAGCGCCCCAACAGTAATTCACATTATTGATTTAGGGGATACTATAGAAGTAATTGTTCAGTCAACAGATGGCTCACTTCACCACCATTCTATTGAATCTAAACTAGTTCGATTCCAGATAGATCATCTTTTAGAAGCTTTACAAAATGAAAAGCTTTCTGAAGTTGGCGAAAATAGCATTACTACCTCTTCTCAAGGAATTTTTGAAAAGCTAATTGCACCAATCAAAACATATCTACCCACATCAGGAACACTCGTATTCACTTTAGATAAATCTTTCCAAAGCATACCAATGGCATTGTTATATGATGGGCAACATTATTTAATAGAGCATTACAGTATTGCAGAAACTTTAGGTTCTAGAATTAGACAACCTAGAGCCTTGCATCAAAACCAGATGATAGCTTTAATAGCTGGACTATCAAAATTCAGTCCCAGTTTTACAGAGCCAAATGCACCTAAAAACATGGATAATTTGCTTTCATCTAAACAAGAAATAGAAAATGTAGAAAAACAAACTAAATCCTCAGTAGCTTTGTTAGACAAGAAGTTTACCCTTAAAAGGTTCAAAGAAGAACTAACTCAAAATAATTTTCCTATTGTACATATTACTACCCACGGTCAATTTAGTTCTGATCCACTCAAAACAGTACTGGTAGCCTATGACAAACTAATTAATATTAAAGACTTTGACAGCTTAATCAGAGGTAAAACTGAAAATAGTCAAGATGCAATTGAGTTGCTTGTTCTCAGCGCCTGCGAAACAGCTAAAGGCAACAAGCAGTCAGCAATGGGTATTGCGGGAATGGCTGCACAAGCTGGAGCGCGTAGTACTGTTGCTACTTTGTGGCGTGTGGAAGCCGATTCTACCACTTTGCTTATGCAAGAATTTTATAAAGGTTTGAACAATGGCTTGCCAAAAGCAGAAGCACTACGTCGGGCGCAATTGAGTTTACTGTCAAATCCTAAATATAAGAAGGCTTATTATTGGGGTGGGTTCCTCTTGGTTGGAAGCTGGTTGTAA